The Penicillium digitatum chromosome 6, complete sequence genome contains the following window.
AAGCGTCTCGAAACTTGCCCAAGATCTGGCGATTGTGCTCTAAGCGAGTGCGTTAGTCAGTCACGTGGACCCGTCAGGGCTTGTCCAGATCCCGTGATTGACTAGCCCTCATTGGAATTGAATGGTCCGTGCTGATATCAAATCACGTGACGAATTACTGTCTTAAAAATCCGGGCAATTGTAGAGTCGTGGACAACATTGATTCATATTGATTCAAATTAATTGATGCGTATTGCTTAAGATGGGCACTTTAAACCACAGCAAGAGAGGTAAAAACGAAATGTTGGAATGTGCATTAGTTCACTTTTAAAATAGCACATCAAGAGGGTATTTTAGTACGTCCGAACGCCCATGCAAGTAGTATAAGGAGAAAATCATCAGAATCAATATTTCCCTATGAAGTTCGCCATAGGATCATCGGCAGCCAAACGGCTCCGCTTGTATGATTCAAATTCCTCCTCTGTAACGCCTGACTTCAATTCTTCCAGCGTCCGCTTTTTCCCATTGGCACTGGAATCCTGCTCTTGCTCCTTGCCATCGGCTTGTTTAGACTCGTGAGAGAGATCCATATTTTTGTCATTATCGTCAACTGCCCCAGTCATCAGCAGCATGTTGCCTTCTTCCTCAAAGGCCTTCTTTCCATCTTCCCCTGTACAGTAGCTGTTCTTCACAGTGGAATAGCAGCACGCATATCCCCATTTGAATTGATACCACCAGCTACCGAAGACCGAAGTGTGATTGTTGATCATCACGTCTTCCGGGTACTTGGATTTGGTTGCGTTCTTGGGCGCGCCCTTGATGGCACCGCTTTCGTCATATTCAATGAATCGCTCATTTTCAACGACCATCGTCTCTCGCAGGGCACTTGGTTTTGAGTACTCTCCACCACCGTATTTGTCTAGGAGAGCTTTGCGATGCGCTTCACGCTTAGCTTCACTATCAACCATCTCTTTCCTTCGGAGAACTTCTCCAGATGTCGGATTGGCCTGAATATGTAGTTGAGTGAGACCCTTCTCTTGTGACTCCCACGCATATTTTTGTGCTTTCTCGAACTCCGCAGCATCGCCTGAAGCACGGACGAAATTCTCCTCTGCGACAAGTGCAGCGGCCTGATCATCTTGTGCGCCCATGTCCACCATTCGGCGAGTCTTCGGGTCGTATTTGGCGGAATCAAGGTCCAAGTTGAGCAAGTATTTGGCGGTATCTTCTCGAATACGTAGGTTGCGGGTCGCGGTACTCTGTTGTCGTCCCATGTCGGATTCTTCGGCGTAACGGATATCCGAATCAGGGGCTTCATCGCCATCTTCACCGGCTTGTAGTTTCTTGAGATTAGAATCATCCTTCGCCATTCGCTTAAGGGCCTCCATCTCTTCATATTCCTCGACGACCTGGCGATATTCGGTGGCATCATAGCCGTTCCACCTGTCTCTTTTGGCGTCCCACCCCATATCGACCTTCTGGAGAAGTTCGTCTGCTTGAATATCCTTTCCAGTCCATTTGGCACCGTGCTTTCGGGGTCGACTCAAACACTCTTTGGTTTTGTGTGTCATTGCGCCGCAATTTTCACATGCGCCTTTGCGGTATTTGGTGGCCGCTGGACCCGCACGCTTTCCTCGATCATACCATTTTGACTGATCAGGAATGGCCTTCTGAAGGCGTTGATGCTCCAGGTAATCATTATTTGTCTCATCATCCACGTAGAATGGCTTTTTCGAAATGAAGGATGGAATGTACTCGTTGGGCGTTTTAGACGCCACATCCGCGGGTTTTCGTGACATGACTGGTTGATTTAATGGAGAAGGGGAGGGGTTTGAGTAGGAAAGAAAGGAGAACAAGTGAGGAAGTAGATCAAGCCAGCTGTAGCTCTCTCCTGTTTTAGGATGAAAGATGATCAAGTTGCGCCAGGCCTGTGCTTCGCGGGTGGAGAGGCACAAAACACGTGACCAGGCGTTATCTCGCGTTTTCATGGACATACCTCGGTCGAGTTCTCTCAACCATCCCTAGTGTAATACCAAAAAGGACAGACTTGCGACAGGCGGCGTGAACCATTCACCATTCGAAATGTTGCTGTGGCTTCTGGTCACCACAAACC
Protein-coding sequences here:
- a CDS encoding Pre-mRNA-splicing factor slu7, whose amino-acid sequence is MSRKPADVASKTPNEYIPSFISKKPFYVDDETNNDYLEHQRLQKAIPDQSKWYDRGKRAGPAATKYRKGACENCGAMTHKTKECLSRPRKHGAKWTGKDIQADELLQKVDMGWDAKRDRWNGYDATEYRQVVEEYEEMEALKRMAKDDSNLKKLQAGEDGDEAPDSDIRYAEESDMGRQQSTATRNLRIREDTAKYLLNLDLDSAKYDPKTRRMVDMGAQDDQAAALVAEENFVRASGDAAEFEKAQKYAWESQEKGLTQLHIQANPTSGEVLRRKEMVDSEAKREAHRKALLDKYGGGEYSKPSALRETMVVENERFIEYDESGAIKGAPKNATKSKYPEDVMINNHTSVFGSWWYQFKWGYACCYSTVKNSYCTGEDGKKAFEEEGNMLLMTGAVDDNDKNMDLSHESKQADGKEQEQDSSANGKKRTLEELKSGVTEEEFESYKRSRLAADDPMANFIGKY